One genomic window of Quercus robur chromosome 6, dhQueRobu3.1, whole genome shotgun sequence includes the following:
- the LOC126688894 gene encoding probable protein phosphatase 2C 42 isoform X1 has protein sequence MLQALMNLLSLCWRPFGQHDGERLDQIGVIGATNFVGRDGLLWYRDIGKYATGDFSLAVVQANLILEDHFQIESGQFGTFVGVYDGHGGPEAARYVCDNMFNHFQATLAEARGVVTADTIQRAFLQTEEGFTARVSELWSTQPNMATVGSCCLVGVIFQRTLFVANLGDSRVVLGKKVGNTGGIAAIQLSTEHNANFEDIRQELKELHPDDPQIVVLKHGVWRVKGIIQVSRSIGDVYMKHAQYNREPINAKFRLPEPMDMPIMSATPTIISHQLQPNDSFLIFASDGLWEHLSNEKAVDIVHSHPRAGSAKRLVKAALQEAARKREMRYSDLRKIDKKVRRHFHDDITVIVLFLNDDLISRGMVLEPPLSIRSVHDH, from the exons ATGCTTCAGGCATTGATGAATCTGCTCTCTCTGTGCTGGAGGCCATTCGGGCAGCACGACGGTGAGAGACTCGATCAAATCGGTGTGATCGGAGCAACCAATTTCGTCGGAAGAGATGGATTGCTTTGGTACCGCGATATCGGAAAGTACGCCACGGGAGATTTCTCCCTGGCCGTCGTCCAAGCCAACCTCATCCTCGAAGACCATTTCCAGATCGAGTCCGGTCAATTCGGTACCTTCGTCGGCGTCTACGACGGTCACGGTGGCCCCGAGGCCGCTCGCTACGTCTGCGATAACATGTTCAATCATTTCCAAG CAACATTAGCTGAGGCGAGGGGAGTTGTGACAGCTGATACCATCCAGAGAGCTTTCCTCCAAACGGAGGAAGGGTTTACTGCTCGTGTATCGGAGTTATGGAGTACTCAACCCAATATGGCAACTGTTGGGTCATGCTGTCTGGTTGGAGTTATATTTCAGCGGACTCTTTTTGTGGCAAACCTTGGAGATTCCCGCGTTGTGTTGGGCAAGAAAGTTGGCAACACTGGTGGAATTGCTGCCATACAGTTATCAACAGAGCACAATGCAAACTTTGAGGATATCAGGCAGGAGCTTAAGGAGTTACACCCTGATGATCCTCAAATCGTTGTCCTTAAGCATGGAGTTTGGAGAGTAAAAGGCATTATTCAG GTTTCAAGATCTATAGGCGATGTATATATGAAACATGCCCAGTATAACAGAGAACCAATTAATGCAAAATTTAGACTTCCTGAGCCAATGGACATGCCAATCATGTCTGCCACCCCAACTATTATTTCGCATCAACTCCAACCAAATGATTCTTTCCTTATATTTGCATCAGATGGTCTATGGGAACACTTGAGCAATGAAAAAGCTGTGGATATTGTCCACAGTCATCCACGAGCA GGAAGTGCTAAAAGGCTTGTCAAGGCTGCCCTACAAGAAGCAGCAAGAAAACGAGAAATGAGATATTCAGATCTTCGCAAAATTGATAAGAAGGTTCGACGCCATTTTCATGACGATATAACTGTTATTGTTTTGTTCCTAAACGACGACCTTATATCCAGAGGGATGGTGCTAGAACCCCCACTCTCAATCCGAAGCGTTCATGATCACTGA
- the LOC126688894 gene encoding probable protein phosphatase 2C 42 isoform X2, with protein MLQALMNLLSLCWRPFGQHDGERLDQIGVIGATNFVGRDGLLWYRDIGKYATGDFSLAVVQANLILEDHFQIESGQFGTFVGVYDGHGGPEAARYVCDNMFNHFQATLAEARGVVTADTIQRAFLQTEEGFTARVSELWSTQPNMATVGSCCLVGVIFQRTLFVANLGDSRVVLGKKVGNTGGIAAIQLSTEHNANFEDIRQELKELHPDDPQIVVLKHGVWRVKGIIQVSRSIGDVYMKHAQYNREPINAKFRLPEPMDMPIMSATPTIISHQLQPNDSFLIFASDGLWEHLSNEKAVDIVHSHPRAVHN; from the exons ATGCTTCAGGCATTGATGAATCTGCTCTCTCTGTGCTGGAGGCCATTCGGGCAGCACGACGGTGAGAGACTCGATCAAATCGGTGTGATCGGAGCAACCAATTTCGTCGGAAGAGATGGATTGCTTTGGTACCGCGATATCGGAAAGTACGCCACGGGAGATTTCTCCCTGGCCGTCGTCCAAGCCAACCTCATCCTCGAAGACCATTTCCAGATCGAGTCCGGTCAATTCGGTACCTTCGTCGGCGTCTACGACGGTCACGGTGGCCCCGAGGCCGCTCGCTACGTCTGCGATAACATGTTCAATCATTTCCAAG CAACATTAGCTGAGGCGAGGGGAGTTGTGACAGCTGATACCATCCAGAGAGCTTTCCTCCAAACGGAGGAAGGGTTTACTGCTCGTGTATCGGAGTTATGGAGTACTCAACCCAATATGGCAACTGTTGGGTCATGCTGTCTGGTTGGAGTTATATTTCAGCGGACTCTTTTTGTGGCAAACCTTGGAGATTCCCGCGTTGTGTTGGGCAAGAAAGTTGGCAACACTGGTGGAATTGCTGCCATACAGTTATCAACAGAGCACAATGCAAACTTTGAGGATATCAGGCAGGAGCTTAAGGAGTTACACCCTGATGATCCTCAAATCGTTGTCCTTAAGCATGGAGTTTGGAGAGTAAAAGGCATTATTCAG GTTTCAAGATCTATAGGCGATGTATATATGAAACATGCCCAGTATAACAGAGAACCAATTAATGCAAAATTTAGACTTCCTGAGCCAATGGACATGCCAATCATGTCTGCCACCCCAACTATTATTTCGCATCAACTCCAACCAAATGATTCTTTCCTTATATTTGCATCAGATGGTCTATGGGAACACTTGAGCAATGAAAAAGCTGTGGATATTGTCCACAGTCATCCACGAGCA GTTCATAATTAA